The following are encoded in a window of Flavobacterium sp. WC2421 genomic DNA:
- the ybeY gene encoding rRNA maturation RNase YbeY: MINFNYENEFNLDNEEAIANWLSAVIISEGKKEGEINYIFCDDEYLHKINVEYLDHDTLTDIISFDYTMGNEISGDVFISVERVQDNAVDFNVAFEEELRRVLVHGVLHYCGYKDKGEDNERLMRSKEDEKIAMFHVEQ, encoded by the coding sequence ATGATCAATTTTAATTACGAAAACGAGTTTAATTTAGATAATGAAGAAGCAATCGCTAACTGGCTTTCTGCTGTAATTATTTCTGAAGGTAAAAAAGAAGGGGAGATTAATTATATCTTTTGCGATGATGAGTATTTACATAAAATAAATGTGGAATATTTAGATCATGATACATTGACTGATATTATAAGTTTTGATTACACAATGGGAAATGAAATTAGTGGAGATGTGTTTATATCTGTAGAGCGTGTGCAAGACAATGCTGTTGATTTTAATGTGGCTTTCGAAGAAGAATTGAGACGTGTTTTAGTCCACGGTGTGTTACATTATTGTGGCTATAAAGACAAAGGTGAGGATAACGAACGTTTAATGCGTTCCAAGGAAGATGAAAAAATCGCCATGTTCCACGTGGAACAGTAA